GCCATCTACGATACGCTGGTGAAGATGGCGCAGCCCTTCTCCTACCGTCACATGCTGGTGGACGGCCAGGGGAACTTCGGGTCGGTCGACGGGGACGCTGCTGCCGCCATGCGATACACGGAGGCCAGGCTCACGAAGATCTCCGAGGAGCTCCTGGCCGACATCGATAAGAAGACCGTCGACTTCGTCCCCAACTTCGACGAGTCGCTCGAGGAGCCCAGCGTCCTCCCGTCACGGGCTCCAAACCTCCTCGTCAACGGGTCGAGCGGGATTGCGGTCGGCATGGCGACGAACATGCCGCCCCATAACCTCCGGGAGGTCTGCGAGGCGACCTGCCGCGTCATCGACGAACCCGGCGTATCTACGGAGGAGTTGATGCGGGTCATGCCCGGCCCGGACTTCCCGACCGGCGGGATCATCATGGGCACCGAAGGGGTCCGGGATGCGTACCTGACCGGGCGCGGGAAGTGCGTGGTCAGGGGAGTCGCGGAGATCGAGGAAGAAGGCCGGACTCCGCAGATCATCGTCACCGAGATCCCCTTCCAGGTGAACAAGGCACGCCTGATAGAGCATATCGCAAGCCTCGTCCGTGACAAGAGGATCGAGGGGATCGGCGATATCCGCGACGAGTCGGACCGGGACGGCATGCGGATCGTGATCGATCTGAAGAAGGGTGTCGCACCCCAGGTGGTGCTGAACTTCCTCTACAAGCACACGGCGCTTGAGTCCTCCTTCGGCATCAATAACCTCGCGATCGTCGACCGCCAGCCCCGCACCTTAAACCTCAAGGAACTTGTCCACGAGTTCCTCAAGCACCGGGTGGACGTGGTCCGGCGGCGGAGCGAGTTCGATCTCGCGAAGACGGAGGAGCGGAGGCACATCCTCAGCGGTCTCCTTGTCGCGCTCGACAACATCGACGCCGTCATCGCAACCATCCGGGCATCCGGGACGACCGAGGAGGCGCAGAAGGCCCTGGTGGCGAAGTTTGCACTGGACGATGTGCAGACGGATGCGATCTTGAAGATGCAACTCCGGAGGCTTGCGGCGCTCGAGCACCAGAAGATCCAGGACGAGCGCGATGCCCTCGCAAAGGAGGTTGAGCGGTTGACCGGTATCCTCGCTAGCGAAGCGAGCATCCTCGCCGAGATCAGAAAAGAACTCGTCGATATCAGTGCCCGCTACGGCGATGAGCGGAGGACCCGGATCGAGCAGGCGGCCGAGGCCTTCGATAGGGAGGACCTCATTGAGGACAAACCGATGCTGGTCTCGCTCACCTCCTCGAACTACATCAAGAGGATCGACCTCGACACCTACCGGAACCAGCGGCGCGGAGGTCGCGGCGTCATCGGCATGGCCACCAAGGACGACGACGGCGTCGAGAGCGTCTTCGTCGCGAATATGCACGACAACCTCCTCTGTTTCACCGATAGAGGGAGGATGTACTGGCTGAAGGTCTACGACCTCCCCGAAGGGCAGCGGGCGAGCAAGGGCAAGGCCCTCGTCAACCTCTTAAACCTCGCCGGCGAAGAACGGGTGACCGCGGTGATCCCGGTCCGGGAGTTCCGGGCCGACCACTTCCTCTTCTTCGCGACGAGGGGAGGAACGGTTGCGAAGATGGCGCTCGACGAGTTCTCGCGGCCCCGGCAGACCGGAATCAACGCCATCAACCTCCGCGACGGCGATGCGCTGGTGGACGTGAAGGCGACCGAAGGCAGCAAGGAACTGATCCTGACGACGAAGTTCGGACAGAGCCTCAGGTTCCACGAGGAGGCCGTCCGCCCCGTCCACCGGGGCGCAATGGGGGTGCGGGGAATCAAACTCCGCCACGGCGATGCCCTGCAGGCGGTATCCGTAGTCGAGGAGGATCATCTCCTTACCATCACGGAGCAGGGCTTCGGGAAGCGGACGGAGTTCGACGAGTTCCGCGGTCACGGCAGAGGCACGCTCGGGGTCAGAAACATCGTCGTCGACGCCCGGGGCGGCGGTGTCGTCGGGTCGAGGGCAGTCTCCTCCGACGACGAGATCATCGTGATGAGCGCGTCCGGTATCGTGATCCGGACGAAAGTTTCCGAAATCTCGATCCAGAAACGGGGCACCCGCGGTGTCCGGATCATGAGGCTCGACGACGGCGACCGCGTCATCGGGTTCACGATCCTCGACTCCGAAGACGGGGAAGTGGAGTGAAACCTCCGCGCACCGACCTTTTTTTCAATCGAACCACATCAGAGAATCGCTTTTGTTCGCCCGACATGGGCACGAACCCGCTCCACTGCCCCCACGGAGCATGTACCGGGCCTAAAAAGGGGGTTAAAATACCGGTTTCTTGAAGTACCTCAGCGCCTCGGGCTGGTGCTGCTCAAGTTCGCTGAAGAAGTACTGCGAGAGTTGCGGGTCGGAGCCGTTGATCGCCTCCTGCAGGGTGCGCAACAGCCAGCCCCGGATCTCCTGACCCCGGTCGAACGTATTCATCACGACGACGACCGCCTCGTCCACATCCTGTCTGTCGTTCCATCGATAGGGCATAAACACTATCTCCGGAGAGGGAATACCCGCCCCACCTATAAAGCGTTTACGGCGAACACGCCCGGGAACACCTCTCCGCACCGAGAACCGTCCCCATAACGTGCCGGTTCCGGCACCCCGTACCACCGTCACTTTCCGCGGGTTTTATCCGGATGAGAGACAACAGGGCGCCTGAATGAGGTGTCCGTAGCATGTTCCGTACAACGATCAAGGTAGAGACGCATGGAGAAGGGGAGATCGTCAACCTCACGTCCGGAGTAGCGCAGGCGATCACCGAGAGCGGCGTACGGGAAGGCCTTGCCTGTGTCTTCGTCGCAGGCTCGACCGCCGCCGTCACCACCATCGAGTATGAGCCCGGCGTGCTCTCCGACCTCCGTCGGGCGCTCTCGGTCATCGCCCCGGCCGATATCCCCTACGCACACGATGCGGCATGGGGCGACGGCAACGGACGGTCCCACGTCAGGGCGGCGATTGTCGGCCCGTCGCTCTCGGTCCCGGTGATCGAGGGCAGGCTCGCGTGCGGCACCTGGCAGCAGATCGTCCTCCTGGAACTCGACGTGCGGTCGCACCGCGAGCGGACGGTCTACGTCACCGTCCAGGACTGAACGCCGGGAAGGAAAGAGGCTCAAGACCCCGGCTGCCGCAGGATAT
This portion of the Methanoculleus oceani genome encodes:
- the gyrA gene encoding DNA gyrase subunit A yields the protein MTSDQVVPINIEEEMKSCYIDYAMSVIIGRAIPDARDGLKPVHRRTLYAMWEMGNTSDKPYKKSARVVGDVMGKYHPHGDSAIYDTLVKMAQPFSYRHMLVDGQGNFGSVDGDAAAAMRYTEARLTKISEELLADIDKKTVDFVPNFDESLEEPSVLPSRAPNLLVNGSSGIAVGMATNMPPHNLREVCEATCRVIDEPGVSTEELMRVMPGPDFPTGGIIMGTEGVRDAYLTGRGKCVVRGVAEIEEEGRTPQIIVTEIPFQVNKARLIEHIASLVRDKRIEGIGDIRDESDRDGMRIVIDLKKGVAPQVVLNFLYKHTALESSFGINNLAIVDRQPRTLNLKELVHEFLKHRVDVVRRRSEFDLAKTEERRHILSGLLVALDNIDAVIATIRASGTTEEAQKALVAKFALDDVQTDAILKMQLRRLAALEHQKIQDERDALAKEVERLTGILASEASILAEIRKELVDISARYGDERRTRIEQAAEAFDREDLIEDKPMLVSLTSSNYIKRIDLDTYRNQRRGGRGVIGMATKDDDGVESVFVANMHDNLLCFTDRGRMYWLKVYDLPEGQRASKGKALVNLLNLAGEERVTAVIPVREFRADHFLFFATRGGTVAKMALDEFSRPRQTGINAINLRDGDALVDVKATEGSKELILTTKFGQSLRFHEEAVRPVHRGAMGVRGIKLRHGDALQAVSVVEEDHLLTITEQGFGKRTEFDEFRGHGRGTLGVRNIVVDARGGGVVGSRAVSSDDEIIVMSASGIVIRTKVSEISIQKRGTRGVRIMRLDDGDRVIGFTILDSEDGEVE
- a CDS encoding secondary thiamine-phosphate synthase enzyme YjbQ → MFRTTIKVETHGEGEIVNLTSGVAQAITESGVREGLACVFVAGSTAAVTTIEYEPGVLSDLRRALSVIAPADIPYAHDAAWGDGNGRSHVRAAIVGPSLSVPVIEGRLACGTWQQIVLLELDVRSHRERTVYVTVQD